The Candidatus Dependentiae bacterium genome includes a region encoding these proteins:
- a CDS encoding nucleotidyltransferase domain-containing protein: MIKEKEIIIKLLSALFPKAKIYLFGSRARGTYKLTSDIDIALDIGEPISGLDLVKARNIIDALNIPQKVDLVDFNSVPQALKDNILKEGVVWKI, from the coding sequence GTGATTAAAGAAAAAGAAATTATAATTAAATTATTAAGTGCTTTATTTCCGAAGGCCAAGATATATTTGTTTGGATCTCGGGCAAGAGGTACTTATAAGCTTACTTCAGATATAGATATTGCTCTAGATATAGGTGAGCCAATTTCTGGCCTTGACTTAGTAAAAGCTCGTAACATTATAGATGCATTAAATATTCCTCAAAAAGTTGATCTTGTAGATTTTAACTCAGTGCCTCAAGCTTTAAAAGATAACATTCTTAAAGAGGGAGTGGTGTGGAAAATTTAA
- a CDS encoding nucleotidyltransferase substrate binding protein translates to MENLKLHYVEVLNAYKRLEHIIVKLHNARLKVCPDEDDILAYRDSVIKRFEFSYDLTWKLLKAYLETNYSVLVASPKKVFRECFDQNFITEEEARQFLNMADDRNLTTHTYSEDMAEQISIRIVVYYEVMRAVLERLYKA, encoded by the coding sequence GTGGAAAATTTAAAACTTCATTATGTAGAAGTGTTAAATGCTTACAAAAGGCTTGAACATATTATTGTTAAATTACATAATGCTCGTCTAAAAGTTTGTCCTGATGAAGATGATATTTTAGCTTATAGAGATTCTGTTATTAAGCGATTTGAATTTAGTTATGATTTAACATGGAAATTATTAAAGGCTTATCTAGAAACCAATTATTCTGTCTTAGTTGCTTCGCCTAAAAAAGTGTTTAGAGAATGTTTTGATCAAAATTTTATCACCGAAGAAGAAGCTCGTCAATTTCTTAATATGGCCGATGATCGTAATTTAACTACTCATACCTATAGTGAAGATATGGCTGAACAAATAAGTATTCGTATAGTTGTATATTATGAAGTTATGAGAGCAGTGCTTGAAAGGTTATATAAAGCATAA
- a CDS encoding nucleotidyltransferase domain-containing protein: MIDSHIIEEVKQRLIKTYNPLALYIFGSYAWGNPDLVVIDDYNKTRHQVLVDGHKALIGLYLSKDILVYNKKEWDTFSQDETRFCYKVKHEGKLIYGKS, from the coding sequence ATGATTGATTCTCATATTATTGAAGAAGTTAAGCAACGACTCATAAAAACTTATAATCCTTTAGCTTTATATATCTTTGGCTCCTATGCATGGGGCAATCCAGATCTTGTTGTAATTGACGACTATAACAAAACGCGTCATCAAGTGCTCGTAGATGGTCATAAAGCTCTCATTGGTTTATATCTATCAAAAGACATTTTGGTATATAACAAAAAAGAATGGGATACATTTTCACAAGATGAAACAAGGTTCTGTTATAAAGTAAAACATGAAGGAAAACTAATTTATGGCAAATCCTAA
- a CDS encoding ankyrin repeat domain-containing protein, whose product MAIKKYIAMTLISLCLPSLSMNDNDREYLNFKLGGQIRQGNIPKIDKLLQQGADINPVGESLPPLHTAIMYKKPDIVAHLLSAGAHVNLLNMLGATPLHFAINVNNQDIVKQLINAGTDALIKDSEGKTALDLAQSPLRAEATSEERQNRTEIVRLLREHLVKSTTRLLGYARNDKGEPLKPIPQDIMTVIIGYAYGLPQP is encoded by the coding sequence ATGGCTATAAAAAAATATATAGCAATGACACTCATTTCCCTTTGCTTACCAAGTCTTAGTATGAATGATAATGACCGTGAATACCTCAATTTTAAACTAGGTGGACAAATAAGGCAGGGTAATATACCAAAAATAGACAAGCTTTTGCAACAAGGTGCTGATATAAATCCTGTCGGCGAGAGCTTGCCACCCTTACATACAGCTATTATGTATAAAAAACCAGATATAGTGGCTCATTTACTCAGTGCTGGAGCACATGTTAATTTACTTAATATGCTCGGAGCGACACCACTTCACTTTGCTATTAATGTTAATAACCAAGATATTGTAAAACAACTTATCAATGCAGGCACCGATGCATTAATAAAAGACAGTGAAGGCAAGACAGCTCTAGATCTTGCTCAAAGCCCGTTACGGGCAGAGGCAACATCTGAAGAAAGGCAAAACAGAACAGAAATCGTTAGACTTTTAAGAGAACACCTAGTAAAGTCCACTACTCGTTTGCTTGGGTACGCACGCAATGATAAAGGAGAGCCTTTAAAACCTATTCCTCAAGATATTATGACCGTTATTATTGGATATGCTTATGGATTACCTCAACCGTAA